From a region of the Haematobia irritans isolate KBUSLIRL chromosome 4, ASM5000362v1, whole genome shotgun sequence genome:
- the Uxs gene encoding UDP-xylose synthase: protein MWTITITKKRWKQVAIAAGSIGIFLIILVKLFHISPVQDSGPSAQQNDNDFLAIYQHQQKLLDEQREELEKTREELARLQDDLRALQSNTPRKYPNVKYLNYKNRKRILITGGAGFVGSHLVDNLMLAGHEVIVVDNFFTGRKRNVAHWLGHENFELIHHDIVNPLFIEVDEIYHLASPASPPHYMLNPVKTIKTNTMGTINVLGLAKRVMAKVLIASTSEVYGDPTVHPQPESYWGHVNPIGPRACYDEGKRVSETLSYAYAKQEKVQVRVARIFNTYGPRMHMNDGRVVSNFILQALRNETITVYGNGKQTRSFQYVDDLVDGLMALMESNYTQPVNLGNPVEHTIEEFAFMIKELVGGNSKIERTDAMEDDPQRRKPEISRAKKYLNWEPKVPLKMGLLKTIDYFRKELERSDRYAANSKKYFDSHDLQRSPQRFQFDPGSG, encoded by the exons ATGTGGACTATAACTATCACAAAGAAGCGTTGGAAACAAGTGGCCATTGCAGCAGGGAGCATTGGTATTTTTCTTATAATTCTAGTGAAATTATTTCACATATCCCCTGTACAGGATAGTGGCCCTTCGGCACAGCAAAATGATAACGATTTTTTAGCTATTTACCAGCATCAACAAAAACTACTTGATGAGCAGAGAGAGGAGTTGGAAAAAACAAGAGAAGAATTAGCCCGCCTTCAAGATGATTTGAGAGCACTACAATCCAACACACCACGCAAATATCCAAATGTTAAATACCTAAATTATAAGAACCGCAAGCGTATACTAATAACAGGAGGTGCTGGTTTTGTGGGCTCACATTTAGTGGACAATTTAATGTTGGCCGGTCATGAAGTTATTGTGGTCGACAATTTCTTTACAGGTCGGAAACGCAATGTTGCTCATTGGCTGGGCCATGAAAACTTTGAGCTGATTCACCACGATATTGTTAATCCTTTATTTATTGAGGTTGATGAGATCTACCATTTAGCATCTCCTGCATCCCCACCGCACTATATGTTAAATCCTGTAAAAACAATTAAGACTAACACTATGGGAACAATAAATGTATTAGGCTTGGCCAAACGTGTTATGGCCAAAGTCTTAATAGCAAGCACATCAGAGGTATATGGAGATCCAACGGTGCATCCACAGCCTGAATCCTATTGGGGCCATGTGAATCCAATAGGTCCTCGAGCATGCTATGACGAAGGAAAACGAGTTTCGGAGACATTGAGTTATGCCTATGCTAAACAG gAAAAAGTGCAAGTTCGAGTGGCTAGAATTTTTAATACGTATGGTCCTCGCATGCATATGAACGATGGCCGTGTTGTCTCTAATTTTATACTTCAAGCTCTACGCAATGAAACCATAACAGTCTATGGCAATGGTAAACAAACACGTTCCTTCCAGTATGTAGATGATTTAGTTGATGGCCTTATGGCTCTTATGGAATCGAATTATACTCAACCTGTGAATTTAGGCAATCCCGTTGAACATACCATCGAAGAATTTGCATTTATGATTAAAGAATTGGTTGGCGGCAATAGTAAAATAGAACGTACCGATGCCATGGAAGATGATCCCCAGAGACGAAAACCAGAGATAAGTCGAGCAAAAAAATATCTCAATTGGGAACCAAAAGTCCCCCTTAAAATGGGTCTACTGAAAACAATCGACTATTTTCGCAAAGAATTGGAAAGATCAGATCGTTATGCTGCCAATTCTAAAAAGTATTTCGATTCTCATGACCTGCAACGAAGTCCCCAACGATTTCAATTCGATCCCGGTAGTGGCTAG